In the genome of Fusobacterium necrogenes, one region contains:
- the dapF gene encoding diaminopimelate epimerase: MKFSKLQAAGNDFILVNGVEYRDLNLSSTAKKVCDRHFGIGADGFMTCEESKVADIKMNYYNSDGSRGEMCGNGIRCFSKFVYDNGVVRKENFSVETDAGIKYINLTLENEEIKYISVDMGRADFRAASVPCTLDNEIILEKEIEVEGEKLKISSVLMGVPHTVILVDDYDNYDIDRLGKAIEYSIDIFPRKTNVNFIQVVDDENITIKTWERGASRTLGCGTGCCSAAVIAHKLGKIKGNSVKLTTEGGEVFVTFDNEYNVIMKGSAETICTGEFLK, translated from the coding sequence ATGAAATTTTCAAAATTACAAGCTGCAGGGAATGATTTTATCTTAGTTAATGGAGTAGAATATAGAGATTTAAATTTGAGCAGTACAGCAAAAAAAGTTTGTGATAGACATTTTGGAATAGGTGCAGATGGATTCATGACTTGTGAAGAGAGTAAAGTTGCAGATATAAAAATGAATTACTATAATTCTGATGGATCAAGAGGAGAGATGTGTGGGAATGGAATAAGATGTTTTTCAAAATTTGTCTATGATAATGGAGTAGTAAGAAAAGAAAATTTTTCAGTAGAAACTGATGCTGGAATAAAATATATAAATCTTACTTTGGAGAATGAAGAGATAAAATATATATCGGTAGATATGGGAAGAGCCGATTTTAGAGCTGCTTCTGTTCCTTGTACGTTAGATAATGAAATTATTTTAGAAAAAGAGATAGAGGTAGAGGGAGAAAAATTAAAAATTTCATCTGTTTTAATGGGAGTACCTCATACTGTGATTTTAGTAGATGATTATGATAACTATGATATAGATAGATTAGGAAAAGCTATAGAGTATAGTATTGATATTTTTCCAAGAAAAACTAATGTAAATTTTATTCAAGTGGTAGATGATGAAAATATTACTATAAAGACTTGGGAGAGAGGAGCTTCAAGAACATTAGGTTGTGGAACAGGGTGTTGTTCAGCTGCTGTTATAGCTCATAAACTTGGAAAAATTAAAGGAAATAGTGTAAAGCTTACCACAGAGGGTGGAGAGGTTTTTGTAACTTTTGATAATGAATATAATGTCATAATGAAAGGTAGTGCAGAAACAATTTGCACTGGAGAGTTTTTAAAATAG
- the lysA gene encoding diaminopimelate decarboxylase, producing MRFFGTMRDNNGVLSIGEVKVTELAKKYGTPLYIMDQELIEENMKKYKNSFKSKNFKTQIVYASKAFLSKAMCQLVEKYDIDIDAVSAGELYTIKASGIDMKKVHMHGNNKSIEELEMCVEYGIGSIIIDNELEIENLSKVCAKNNKKMKVMLRINIGIDAHTHEYIKTSKHSSKFGESIFDKRLVEMVKRIVEDKNMEFLGFHCHIGSQIFDTQAFHEGIKVMVVETKKMEEKLGIKIPEINLGGGFGVYYTAEDVEIDIESFMKSMIEVLEKNLHKYDLDVERVSIEPGRSIVGNAGSTLYTVGGIKQTYGGTKYIFIDGGMTDNIRPALYQAQYEATIANRLNEKDKEIVTVAGKCCESGDLIIKNKELPKGKVGDLLLVTTTGAYGYSMASNYNKLTRPAVVFVKNGKASLVIKRETFEDLIKNDLLIEL from the coding sequence ATGAGATTTTTTGGAACAATGAGAGATAATAATGGAGTACTATCAATAGGAGAAGTTAAGGTAACAGAGTTAGCTAAAAAATATGGAACACCACTATACATAATGGATCAAGAGTTGATCGAAGAAAATATGAAAAAGTATAAAAATAGTTTTAAAAGTAAAAATTTTAAAACACAGATAGTATACGCATCAAAAGCTTTCTTATCAAAAGCTATGTGCCAATTAGTAGAGAAATATGATATAGATATAGATGCTGTTTCTGCAGGAGAATTATACACTATAAAAGCTAGTGGAATAGACATGAAAAAAGTACATATGCATGGAAATAATAAAAGTATAGAAGAGTTGGAAATGTGTGTTGAATATGGAATAGGTAGTATAATTATAGATAATGAATTAGAAATTGAAAATCTCTCAAAAGTATGTGCTAAGAATAATAAAAAGATGAAAGTTATGCTAAGAATAAATATTGGAATAGATGCACATACACATGAGTATATAAAAACTTCAAAACACTCATCTAAATTTGGAGAGTCAATTTTTGATAAAAGATTAGTAGAAATGGTAAAAAGAATTGTAGAAGATAAGAATATGGAGTTTCTTGGATTTCATTGTCATATAGGATCTCAAATATTTGATACGCAGGCTTTTCATGAAGGAATAAAAGTAATGGTAGTAGAAACTAAGAAAATGGAAGAAAAATTAGGAATAAAAATACCAGAAATAAATTTAGGAGGAGGATTTGGAGTATATTACACTGCTGAAGATGTAGAGATAGATATAGAAAGCTTTATGAAGAGTATGATCGAAGTGCTTGAAAAAAATTTACATAAATATGATTTAGATGTGGAAAGAGTATCTATTGAACCAGGAAGAAGTATAGTAGGAAATGCAGGAAGTACTCTTTATACAGTTGGAGGAATAAAACAAACTTATGGTGGAACAAAATATATTTTTATAGATGGAGGAATGACAGATAATATAAGGCCAGCATTATATCAAGCTCAATATGAAGCTACTATAGCTAATAGATTAAATGAAAAAGATAAAGAAATAGTGACGGTTGCAGGGAAATGCTGTGAGTCTGGAGATTTAATTATAAAAAATAAAGAGTTACCAAAAGGAAAAGTAGGAGATTTATTACTAGTTACTACAACTGGAGCCTATGGTTATTCAATGGCTAGTAATTATAATAAATTAACAAGACCAGCAGTAGTATTTGTAAAAAATGGAAAGGCTTCTTTAGTTATAAAAAGAGAGACTTTTGAAGATTTAATAAAAAATGATTTGCTAATTGAATTATAA